The following coding sequences are from one Paenibacillus sp. FSL R5-0912 window:
- a CDS encoding transposase: protein MLGLFFLGIEKGVPPQVLEDIGDQTNTRERKEVIPIYSIRQEELFSFKELFLMRPEDKYSQIFEHLDLAKVLHVLRKKNNRGRPEQLNVPAMIYSLLIAKMENIEFVSSLVWRLTHSEEFRAQCRFTGSDNIPSESSYSRLIHALEHTGMLEKLQDTLVTSALEEGFVTGTHIAVDSSMVEAWDCQFSESAAKRRAARRGQKPNEAPGAQQLQFKLPEPEPEAAVNEPPKKPVYDKRGRPTNAARERRRQEQEAYDQSLGPFQKTIEAMLPYTYDELLAALPRHAARCDKKNTKGRMTSYYGFKANLLVDTDCQYILSGLFSSANPNDQRMAVILLKGLPLKFPTLKVKHILGDKGYDCASIYQLIHSLGAYPAIPMIHRKDPPEGMNVDYTPVCSQGHAYRYDSFDAKYETLKYTQPSECTGCPLLGSGCQKVFKIRIQTDLRKHTYPARGSESFTELYKKRTAVERVFAYLKEYFGMKRTRHRGVRASVDFQLSTLAYNLSKFALDKLNKQLSKSQQVA, encoded by the coding sequence TTGCTGGGACTGTTTTTTTTAGGCATAGAAAAAGGAGTACCTCCCCAAGTTCTCGAAGATATAGGCGACCAAACCAACACCCGAGAACGAAAAGAGGTAATCCCTATCTATTCCATTCGACAAGAAGAACTGTTTTCCTTCAAGGAATTGTTCCTGATGCGCCCGGAAGATAAATACAGCCAAATCTTTGAACACTTAGATCTCGCCAAGGTTCTGCACGTTCTTCGGAAAAAGAACAACCGGGGCCGGCCCGAACAACTGAATGTACCTGCCATGATCTATTCCTTGCTCATCGCTAAAATGGAGAACATCGAGTTTGTTTCTTCCCTGGTCTGGCGTCTTACCCATAGCGAAGAGTTTCGGGCGCAGTGCCGATTTACCGGCTCCGATAATATCCCGAGCGAATCTTCGTATTCCCGTTTGATTCATGCGCTGGAGCACACGGGGATGCTTGAAAAACTGCAGGATACCTTGGTGACCTCTGCCCTAGAAGAAGGCTTTGTAACCGGCACACATATTGCCGTGGATTCCTCCATGGTCGAGGCTTGGGATTGCCAATTTAGCGAATCGGCCGCCAAGCGCCGTGCGGCTCGCCGAGGGCAAAAGCCAAATGAGGCTCCAGGAGCCCAGCAACTTCAGTTCAAACTTCCCGAGCCTGAGCCTGAGGCGGCTGTGAACGAACCACCGAAGAAACCCGTCTACGACAAGCGTGGACGTCCAACGAATGCGGCAAGGGAACGCCGGCGTCAGGAACAGGAAGCATATGACCAAAGTCTCGGACCGTTTCAGAAAACCATTGAAGCGATGTTACCTTACACGTATGACGAACTGCTGGCCGCGCTGCCCCGGCATGCCGCGCGTTGTGACAAGAAAAATACGAAGGGTCGAATGACGAGCTACTACGGTTTCAAGGCGAATCTGCTCGTCGATACGGACTGCCAGTATATCTTGAGCGGCCTCTTTAGTTCGGCGAATCCGAATGACCAGCGCATGGCCGTTATTCTTCTCAAAGGCCTGCCCCTGAAGTTTCCCACACTGAAGGTAAAGCATATCTTGGGCGACAAAGGGTACGACTGCGCGTCTATCTACCAGTTGATTCATTCGTTAGGTGCCTATCCGGCGATTCCCATGATTCACCGCAAAGATCCGCCCGAGGGAATGAACGTGGACTACACGCCGGTATGCTCCCAAGGACATGCCTACCGCTACGACAGTTTTGATGCCAAGTACGAAACGCTGAAGTATACCCAGCCGAGCGAGTGCACAGGCTGCCCACTACTGGGTTCCGGATGCCAAAAGGTGTTTAAAATCCGCATCCAAACGGATTTGCGTAAGCATACCTATCCCGCAAGAGGGAGCGAAAGCTTTACAGAGCTGTACAAAAAGCGTACGGCAGTGGAACGTGTTTTTGCCTATCTCAAAGAGTATTTTGGCATGAAACGCACACGTCACCGCGGCGTACGGGCAAGTGTCGATTTCCAGCTCAGTACACTAGCTTACAATCTTAGTAAGTTTGCATTGGACAAGTTGAACAAACAGTTGAGCAAATCCCAGCAAGTAGCCTGA
- the tyrS gene encoding tyrosine--tRNA ligase — protein sequence MNIIDELLWRDAINQQTDADGLRELTESKAVSLYCGVDPTGNTMHIGHLIPFMMLRRFQLAGHRPVILIGGATGTIGDPSGRQSERSLQTLEQVQENVDALTAQMKKLFITEGDNQVRMVNNYDWTKDMNVIEFLRDIGKNFSINTMLAKDVVSSRLDSGISFTEFSYQILQSMDYLHLYQHEDVQLQIGGSDQWGNITSGLDLIRKKEGNEAKAFGLTIPLMLKADGTKFGKSAGGAIWLDPKQTTPYEFYQFWANTDDRDVVKYLKYFTFLSKEEIEALAEKVATEPHKREAQKTLAEEMTRFVHSEELLEQAKRISAALFSGDIRSLTADEIEEGFKEMPTFTADKESKNIVDWLVELGIEPSKRQAREDITKGAISINGERVNELETEITAEQAIGGKFIIVRKGKKNYSLVKLG from the coding sequence TTGAACATTATCGACGAGTTGCTGTGGCGCGACGCCATTAACCAGCAGACAGATGCGGACGGACTGCGCGAATTAACAGAGAGTAAGGCTGTATCGCTGTACTGCGGCGTGGACCCTACAGGCAACACTATGCATATCGGCCACCTGATTCCTTTTATGATGCTTAGACGCTTCCAGCTGGCGGGACACCGTCCGGTCATTCTGATTGGCGGGGCTACCGGAACGATTGGTGATCCGAGCGGACGCCAGAGCGAGCGCTCCCTGCAGACGCTGGAGCAGGTACAGGAGAATGTGGATGCGCTGACGGCCCAGATGAAGAAGCTGTTCATTACTGAAGGCGACAATCAGGTGCGGATGGTTAACAACTACGACTGGACCAAGGACATGAACGTCATCGAATTCCTGCGCGACATCGGCAAGAACTTCAGCATCAACACGATGCTGGCTAAGGACGTAGTCTCCAGCCGCTTGGACAGCGGAATCTCGTTCACCGAGTTCTCCTACCAGATCCTGCAGTCCATGGATTACCTGCATCTATACCAGCATGAGGATGTGCAGCTGCAGATCGGCGGTTCGGACCAGTGGGGCAATATCACCAGCGGCCTGGATCTGATCCGTAAGAAAGAAGGCAACGAAGCCAAAGCCTTCGGCCTGACCATCCCGCTTATGCTCAAGGCAGACGGTACCAAGTTCGGCAAATCCGCCGGCGGCGCCATCTGGCTGGATCCGAAGCAGACCACACCTTACGAGTTCTACCAGTTCTGGGCGAACACCGATGACCGCGATGTGGTGAAATACCTGAAATACTTCACCTTCCTGAGCAAGGAGGAAATTGAGGCGCTTGCTGAGAAGGTGGCGACGGAGCCGCATAAACGCGAGGCACAAAAAACACTGGCCGAAGAGATGACCCGCTTCGTCCACAGCGAAGAGCTGCTGGAGCAGGCTAAACGCATCAGCGCTGCGCTGTTCAGCGGCGATATCCGCTCGCTGACCGCCGATGAAATCGAAGAAGGCTTCAAGGAGATGCCGACCTTCACCGCAGATAAGGAATCGAAGAACATCGTGGACTGGCTGGTGGAGCTGGGGATTGAACCGTCCAAACGCCAGGCGCGTGAGGATATTACCAAGGGTGCAATCTCCATTAACGGGGAGCGCGTCAATGAGCTGGAGACGGAGATTACGGCGGAGCAGGCCATCGGCGGCAAGTTCATCATCGTCCGCAAAGGCAAGAAGAACTACAGCCTGGTGAAGTTGGGCTAA